Proteins encoded in a region of the Mucilaginibacter sabulilitoris genome:
- a CDS encoding alpha/beta fold hydrolase, producing the protein MSAIKVKDGTEIYYKDWGTGQPLFFHHGWPLSGDDWDNQMMFFLKRGYRVIAHDRRGHGRSSQVSGGHDMDTYAADVAAVTEALDLKDAIHIGHSTGGGEAIHYAANLGKGRVAKVVLISAVTPLMVQTENNPDGVPMAIFDEIREGTAFNRAQYFADFTIPFYGYNREGAKISQGIRDNWWRQGMMGSVKAHHDGVKAFSETDFTEDLKSVDIPVLVLHGEDDQIVPFPISGAKAIKLLKNGKLISYPGFPHGMPATEAATINRDLLAFIQS; encoded by the coding sequence ATGAGCGCAATCAAAGTAAAAGACGGAACCGAAATTTATTACAAGGACTGGGGAACAGGACAACCCCTTTTTTTTCATCATGGCTGGCCATTATCCGGCGATGACTGGGACAACCAGATGATGTTTTTCCTGAAACGGGGATACCGGGTGATTGCCCATGATCGCCGTGGACATGGCAGGTCAAGTCAGGTTTCAGGTGGACATGACATGGATACCTACGCAGCCGATGTGGCAGCGGTGACAGAGGCGCTTGATTTGAAAGATGCCATACATATTGGCCACTCAACAGGCGGCGGCGAAGCCATACATTATGCGGCTAATTTAGGGAAAGGCCGGGTAGCCAAAGTTGTGCTCATCAGCGCGGTTACGCCACTGATGGTTCAAACTGAAAATAATCCGGATGGTGTTCCAATGGCCATATTTGATGAAATACGTGAGGGTACCGCATTTAACAGGGCCCAATACTTTGCGGATTTTACAATCCCGTTTTATGGTTATAACCGTGAAGGAGCTAAAATATCGCAGGGCATCCGGGATAATTGGTGGCGCCAGGGTATGATGGGCAGTGTTAAAGCGCATCATGACGGTGTTAAAGCCTTCTCCGAAACGGATTTTACAGAAGACCTTAAAAGTGTGGATATTCCGGTGCTCGTGCTGCATGGCGAAGACGATCAGATCGTTCCATTTCCTATTTCGGGAGCAAAAGCAATAAAGCTATTGAAAAATGGAAAACTGATCTCTTATCCGGGGTTTCCGCATGGCATGCCGGCTACAGAAGCAGCGACCATCAATAGGGATCTTTTGGCGTTTATTCAATCCTAA
- the xth gene encoding exodeoxyribonuclease III, which yields MKIATYNVNGVNGRLPVLLRWLQETSPDVVCLQELKAPDEKFPEQAIRDAGYQAIWHGQKSWNGVAILAKADIRELRRGLPGDPDDSHSRYIEAMVGDIVIGCLYLPNGNPAPGPKFDYKLAWFERLKSHASGLLAHGMPVVLTGDYNVMPTELDVYKPERWLDDALFRPETRLAFKTLVDQGWTDAIRKLYPEEKIYTFYDYFRNAYGRDAGLRIDHFLLSPELDKRLLAAAVDRHVRGWEKTSDHCPVWIELGD from the coding sequence ATGAAAATAGCCACCTATAACGTCAACGGTGTCAATGGGCGCCTCCCCGTCCTGCTCCGCTGGTTACAAGAAACATCACCGGATGTTGTTTGCCTGCAAGAATTGAAAGCCCCGGATGAAAAGTTCCCCGAACAAGCCATCCGGGATGCGGGTTACCAGGCTATCTGGCATGGGCAAAAAAGCTGGAACGGAGTGGCTATTTTAGCAAAAGCAGACATCCGGGAACTCCGCCGGGGCTTACCCGGCGATCCTGATGACAGCCACAGCCGCTACATTGAGGCGATGGTTGGTGATATTGTGATCGGATGTTTGTATCTGCCCAATGGCAACCCTGCCCCCGGGCCAAAATTTGATTATAAGCTGGCCTGGTTTGAACGCTTAAAGTCGCACGCCTCTGGCTTGCTTGCGCATGGCATGCCGGTGGTTTTAACCGGTGATTATAATGTGATGCCTACTGAACTGGATGTATATAAACCTGAGCGCTGGCTTGATGACGCGCTTTTCAGGCCCGAAACCCGACTTGCTTTTAAAACCCTGGTAGACCAGGGCTGGACTGACGCAATCCGAAAGCTTTATCCCGAAGAAAAGATCTATACTTTTTATGATTATTTCCGCAATGCTTATGGCCGCGATGCAGGTTTACGTATTGATCATTTTCTGTTAAGCCCTGAACTGGATAAACGCCTGCTTGCAGCAGCTGTTGATCGCCATGTGCGGGGCTGGGAAAAAACAAGCGACCACTGCCCGGTTTGGATTGAGCTGGGTGATTGA
- a CDS encoding SusC/RagA family TonB-linked outer membrane protein, producing the protein MKKKLLLICFMFFAAKSFAQNITVGGTVLDAESKGPLPSVNISVKGTNQRTATNLQGNYSLANVNPNAILVFSYVGYKQEEITLNGKTQLNVSLSPDYGKLNEVVVVGFGAKKKINIAGAIDQISGKQLESRPISNVMQGLQGISPGLNITYPGGAPGTTPTINIRGFTSINGGSPLIVIDGIPATSNDDMLRLTPSDISSFTVLRDAASAAIYGARAAFGVILITTKQGAAGHQTISYNALTSWGKPTVLPQPVTDPYIYLRVLETSTNNTPWDYVNYSDEYYKWAKERSDNPSIADTRLNPTDPTKWEYMGSNNWYKYFFNDAALSQNQTLTLSGGATVNNTPLTYYLSADYTKENGLNKLADDFWNRYGLRSRLGFSPLKWLKVDNNLNIYETKRAQPLTGITNIYYLQPTDVAKNPDGSWANTAAGRLAAQLVDGGNNLQTMFGFQNITSATATFLNGDLQVNGDASFKRELWKYHTDANTYDIGFGPNDIRQEGGTGSVSENNGYLYNNAFNLYTTYKKTLGDHFFSVMVGYNSEDYSYSVINASKDGLISSSLPYLGLTSGTASVGADYSAYATTSAFSRINYTYKGRYILEGTGRYDGSSRFPTDRRWGFFPSASAAWIASAEDFFKPLAPVVSTFKMRASYGNLGNQVASSDPYLRDFGYLQSLQTGTSGYLIGGNSQTPIITGAPGLLVDPNTYTWERVSTFNLGTDIGLFQDKFLVGFDYYIRNTRGMLTGGQELPGVLGTAVPKQNAADLRTKGWELSVTYQDRFTLASKPFNFSAKIFLSNSDSEITKFQNDQNLFSNYRVGQKIGEIWGLQNDGLFQNQAEIAKLDESSIIPWGALSIVPGWPKYKDLDGNHKIEQGLSANDPKDLKIIGNSADHYSIGTNINMDWNGFDVSIFLQGVLKRDFYPHNYLFWGPFQQPYANIYPWNLDYYRATADAPDLRAQHSKSYIAAGLADANTNSYYPVLQSWLADANYGSGLDIPQSKYLLNGAYLRIKNVSLGYTFPVRFSKRLKISRLRIFATGDNLYEFSAIKKYIDPEAVNQGASAMAYPFQRKYAFGINLDF; encoded by the coding sequence ATGAAAAAAAAACTACTATTGATCTGCTTCATGTTTTTTGCAGCAAAGAGTTTCGCCCAAAATATAACAGTGGGCGGTACGGTTTTGGATGCAGAGAGCAAGGGGCCTCTTCCATCGGTTAACATCAGTGTAAAGGGTACAAACCAACGCACTGCAACAAACTTACAAGGTAATTATTCCCTTGCCAATGTAAACCCGAATGCAATTCTTGTTTTTAGTTATGTAGGGTATAAGCAGGAAGAAATTACGCTTAATGGGAAAACACAATTAAATGTAAGTCTAAGCCCCGACTATGGTAAACTCAATGAGGTTGTAGTTGTGGGTTTTGGCGCCAAGAAGAAAATAAACATTGCAGGTGCTATCGATCAGATTTCGGGTAAACAGCTCGAATCGCGACCGATATCAAATGTGATGCAGGGTTTGCAGGGTATCAGCCCCGGTTTAAATATTACATATCCAGGTGGAGCGCCTGGTACTACTCCTACAATCAATATCAGGGGTTTTACATCTATAAACGGAGGTTCGCCGTTAATTGTAATTGACGGTATACCGGCAACAAGTAACGATGATATGCTGCGGTTAACGCCATCAGATATTTCGTCATTTACCGTACTGCGGGATGCTGCATCAGCAGCCATTTACGGAGCCAGGGCCGCTTTTGGAGTAATCCTGATTACCACTAAACAAGGCGCTGCCGGCCATCAAACTATCAGTTACAACGCGCTAACCTCATGGGGTAAACCTACGGTACTGCCCCAGCCTGTAACTGATCCTTATATATACTTAAGGGTGCTCGAAACGTCTACCAATAATACACCCTGGGATTATGTAAATTATAGTGATGAATATTATAAATGGGCTAAAGAAAGATCAGATAACCCATCAATTGCTGATACGCGGTTAAATCCAACAGACCCAACAAAATGGGAGTACATGGGTAGCAACAACTGGTATAAATATTTTTTTAACGATGCCGCCTTATCACAAAACCAAACGCTTACACTCTCAGGTGGAGCTACTGTAAATAACACACCTTTAACTTATTATCTCTCTGCCGATTATACCAAGGAAAATGGTTTGAATAAACTTGCAGATGATTTCTGGAACCGTTACGGCTTGAGGTCAAGGCTTGGATTTTCGCCTTTAAAATGGCTTAAGGTAGATAACAACCTTAATATTTACGAAACTAAGCGCGCCCAGCCACTTACCGGTATTACCAATATTTATTACCTGCAGCCAACCGATGTAGCTAAAAATCCTGATGGAAGCTGGGCAAATACCGCAGCGGGCAGGCTTGCCGCTCAATTAGTTGATGGCGGAAATAACCTTCAAACCATGTTTGGTTTTCAAAACATTACCAGCGCAACGGCTACATTCTTAAATGGCGATTTGCAGGTAAATGGTGATGCTTCGTTTAAAAGAGAGTTGTGGAAGTATCATACTGATGCTAATACGTATGATATTGGATTTGGGCCAAATGATATCAGGCAAGAAGGTGGTACAGGTTCGGTAAGCGAAAATAACGGCTACTTATATAACAATGCTTTCAATTTATACACGACATATAAAAAGACTTTAGGTGACCATTTTTTTAGCGTCATGGTTGGATACAACTCCGAGGATTACAGCTATTCGGTTATAAACGCGTCAAAAGACGGACTTATATCCTCTTCTTTACCTTATCTTGGGCTAACCAGTGGTACCGCCTCTGTAGGGGCAGATTATTCAGCTTATGCTACTACCAGCGCATTCAGCCGTATAAACTATACTTATAAAGGTCGTTATATTTTAGAGGGTACCGGCAGGTATGATGGTTCTTCGCGTTTTCCAACAGACAGGCGCTGGGGCTTTTTTCCATCAGCCTCTGCAGCCTGGATAGCAAGTGCCGAGGATTTCTTTAAACCATTAGCTCCCGTGGTATCTACGTTTAAAATGCGTGCATCTTATGGAAATTTAGGGAATCAGGTTGCCAGTTCAGATCCATATCTTCGTGATTTTGGTTATTTGCAATCATTACAAACAGGCACTTCGGGTTATTTAATAGGCGGAAATAGCCAAACTCCTATCATTACTGGTGCCCCCGGATTATTGGTCGACCCAAATACTTATACATGGGAGCGGGTATCTACCTTCAACCTGGGTACCGATATCGGTCTTTTTCAAGATAAATTCCTGGTTGGGTTTGATTATTATATCCGCAATACCCGAGGAATGCTTACCGGCGGACAGGAATTGCCGGGTGTGCTTGGTACAGCGGTGCCAAAACAAAATGCTGCAGATTTAAGAACCAAAGGCTGGGAGCTTTCTGTAACTTATCAGGATAGGTTCACACTGGCGTCTAAGCCTTTTAATTTCTCGGCAAAGATATTCCTTTCAAATTCTGATTCTGAGATTACCAAATTCCAGAATGATCAGAATCTTTTTTCTAATTATCGCGTAGGACAGAAAATTGGAGAGATATGGGGGCTACAAAACGATGGCTTATTCCAAAACCAAGCCGAAATAGCCAAGCTTGATGAATCGAGCATTATACCATGGGGAGCTTTAAGCATTGTTCCGGGATGGCCTAAATACAAAGATTTGGATGGTAATCATAAAATAGAACAAGGGTTAAGTGCGAATGATCCAAAAGATCTCAAAATTATAGGTAACAGTGCTGACCATTATAGTATCGGGACTAATATAAACATGGATTGGAATGGGTTTGATGTTTCCATATTCTTACAAGGGGTATTAAAAAGGGATTTTTATCCGCACAATTATTTGTTCTGGGGACCATTTCAGCAGCCTTACGCCAATATTTACCCATGGAATCTTGATTACTATCGGGCCACGGCAGATGCGCCCGACTTAAGAGCTCAACACTCTAAATCATACATTGCCGCAGGCCTTGCCGATGCGAACACTAATTCATATTACCCGGTACTGCAATCATGGCTTGCCGATGCTAATTATGGTTCCGGTTTGGATATTCCGCAATCAAAGTATCTTTTAAACGGCGCGTATTTACGAATTAAAAACGTTTCGCTGGGCTATACCTTCCCAGTGAGATTTAGCAAGCGTTTAAAAATAAGCCGCCTGCGGATCTTTGCAACCGGCGATAACCTTTATGAATTTTCGGCTATAAAAAAATATATAGATCCGGAGGCTGTAAATCAGGGCGCAAGTGCAATGGCTTATCCGTTTCAGCGTAAATATGCATTTGGCATCAACTTAGATTTTTAA
- a CDS encoding bifunctional YncE family protein/alkaline phosphatase family protein, with protein MKTWFICSCLMLINTTLFAQKVQLPNGWFLSPAGNSIPLSSDLPLNMALAPDGIHAAITNNGNGRPTIDLINLKQKRIVTSIKVKNAWLGLTFSKNYLYASGGNDDIIIRYQFTGENLINKDTLVLGKPWPKNKISPAGLCIDEQHQRLYVVTKEDNALYICDTKTMKVLKKVSLYAEAYTCILNPVKRELYISAWGGSKIWIYDTQRDVLKDSVSTGSHPTDMAVNAKGKWLYVANANSNSVSVINVTSHQVVETLNAAISPDAPIGSTTNSVALSADGKTLYIANADNNYLAVFDVSDPGNSHSLGFIPVGWYPTCVRVLGKSILVANGKGMSSASNVIGPVTNLSPSDRKYKKSDDKAKTSKSEFKYVGNMFNGTLSVIPVPAPVILTKYTKQVYENTPYSKEREQGTLGEAGNPVPIKVGDVSPIKYVFYVLKENRTYDQVLGDMPQGNGDSSLCLFGKKITPNGHKLAQDYVLLDNFYVDAEVSADGHNWSMAAYATDFVEKNWPSNYAGRGGNYDFDGSRPIANPPKGFIWNYCQRAGVSFRNYGEFMDTGKPTLGLLREDEHYCKPYPGWNLDIQDIYREKVFEHDFDSLVAKQNVPHFNTVYLPNDHTSGLSKGAYSPAAQVADNDLALGRLVEHISHSPIWKESVIFVLEDDAQDGPDHVDAHRSVAWVISPFVKRHSVNHTMYSTSGMLRTIELILRLPPMSQYDAAATPMWNCFQATPDIAGYTAEAATININERNTAWNNEAKQSALFNFAKADAAPDRLLNEVVWKAIKGPQSKMPEPRRSAFVKISPVKDDDD; from the coding sequence ATGAAAACCTGGTTTATCTGTAGTTGCTTAATGCTGATCAACACTACGCTTTTCGCACAAAAAGTACAGCTTCCTAATGGCTGGTTTCTATCGCCGGCGGGTAATTCTATACCGTTAAGCAGCGATTTGCCACTCAACATGGCGCTTGCCCCGGATGGTATTCATGCAGCAATAACTAATAACGGTAATGGACGGCCGACTATAGATCTGATCAATTTAAAACAAAAAAGAATAGTAACATCTATAAAAGTAAAAAATGCATGGTTGGGCCTTACCTTTAGTAAAAATTACCTGTATGCATCTGGCGGCAATGATGATATTATCATCAGGTATCAATTTACAGGAGAAAACCTGATTAATAAAGATACACTTGTGCTGGGCAAGCCATGGCCTAAAAATAAAATAAGCCCCGCCGGCCTATGTATTGATGAACAACATCAACGGCTGTATGTAGTGACCAAAGAGGACAATGCACTATATATATGCGATACAAAAACAATGAAGGTATTGAAAAAGGTCTCACTTTATGCTGAGGCCTATACCTGTATCCTCAACCCGGTAAAAAGGGAATTGTATATTTCTGCATGGGGCGGCAGCAAAATATGGATATATGATACGCAAAGAGATGTCCTGAAAGACTCGGTAAGTACAGGGAGCCACCCTACAGATATGGCTGTCAATGCTAAAGGCAAATGGCTGTATGTTGCCAATGCCAATTCAAATTCGGTATCTGTTATCAATGTGACCTCACATCAGGTTGTTGAAACTCTTAATGCTGCTATATCTCCGGATGCGCCAATAGGTTCTACAACTAACAGTGTTGCATTATCAGCTGATGGGAAAACACTTTACATTGCCAATGCCGACAATAATTATCTTGCAGTGTTTGATGTGTCAGATCCGGGCAACAGCCACTCCCTGGGGTTTATTCCGGTAGGATGGTATCCTACCTGTGTACGTGTACTTGGTAAAAGTATTTTAGTAGCTAACGGAAAAGGGATGTCTTCTGCCTCGAACGTAATTGGACCTGTTACCAATTTATCTCCATCCGACAGGAAATATAAAAAGAGTGATGATAAGGCAAAAACATCTAAAAGTGAGTTTAAATATGTCGGAAATATGTTTAATGGAACCTTGTCGGTAATCCCAGTTCCGGCCCCTGTAATATTAACTAAGTATACCAAACAGGTTTATGAGAATACGCCTTATTCTAAAGAGCGGGAACAGGGTACTTTGGGCGAAGCGGGTAATCCGGTTCCTATTAAAGTTGGTGACGTATCTCCAATTAAATACGTGTTTTATGTATTGAAAGAGAACCGTACTTACGATCAGGTTTTGGGTGATATGCCGCAAGGTAACGGAGATAGCAGCCTTTGTCTTTTTGGAAAGAAGATAACCCCGAATGGTCATAAATTGGCACAGGACTACGTGTTACTGGATAATTTTTATGTTGATGCAGAGGTAAGCGCCGATGGCCACAACTGGTCGATGGCTGCCTACGCTACGGACTTTGTAGAAAAAAACTGGCCATCAAATTATGCAGGCAGGGGAGGTAACTATGATTTTGACGGAAGCCGTCCTATTGCAAACCCGCCCAAAGGCTTTATATGGAATTACTGCCAGCGCGCCGGTGTTTCTTTCCGCAACTACGGCGAATTTATGGATACCGGAAAACCTACGCTCGGTTTGCTTAGGGAAGATGAGCATTACTGTAAGCCATATCCTGGCTGGAACCTGGATATTCAGGATATATACCGGGAAAAGGTTTTTGAACATGATTTCGATTCTTTGGTAGCAAAACAAAATGTCCCTCATTTTAATACTGTTTATCTGCCAAATGATCATACCAGCGGTTTATCAAAAGGTGCTTATAGCCCTGCAGCGCAGGTAGCGGATAATGACCTTGCGCTTGGGAGACTTGTTGAGCATATATCTCATAGCCCGATTTGGAAAGAATCTGTCATTTTTGTTTTAGAAGATGATGCCCAGGATGGTCCCGATCATGTAGATGCCCATCGCTCCGTTGCCTGGGTGATAAGCCCGTTTGTTAAACGCCACAGCGTTAATCATACCATGTATTCCACTTCCGGAATGCTTCGTACTATCGAATTGATTCTGAGGCTTCCTCCAATGAGCCAGTATGACGCTGCGGCCACTCCCATGTGGAACTGCTTTCAGGCCACTCCCGATATTGCCGGGTATACTGCAGAGGCAGCCACCATAAATATTAACGAACGAAACACGGCCTGGAATAATGAAGCCAAACAATCGGCATTGTTTAATTTTGCCAAAGCAGATGCCGCACCTGACCGGTTGCTAAATGAAGTGGTCTGGAAAGCAATAAAAGGCCCACAAAGCAAAATGCCAGAGCCAAGACGGAGTGCCTTTGTTAAAATATCTCCGGTTAAAGATGACGACGATTGA
- a CDS encoding metallophosphoesterase family protein encodes MIQNETMKIKRRSLLKAAGLATGLMVTGGLPALASVDNPEERKRKKLALTVAHITDVHIREGDNAPERFKNCLKQILTKHKPDFFLNGGDSINDASYDNVVHDQVIQQWGIWDECIALLDKYEVHSCIGNHDTWWKAPSKEHEMYGKDYVVKRLKIPNRYYSFTKKNWHFIVLDGNNSNISLDQEQFNWLQAELEKIPASAPTLLMSHYPILGTTQVLVGGGHSDCKKLKDLFFKHRDKVRVCLSGHNHLSDQTQYNDVLYCCNGAMSGFWWGKGDAESAGPGYYLETPPGYAMLNLYEDGTVENEYFPHSY; translated from the coding sequence ATGATACAAAATGAAACGATGAAAATAAAGAGAAGATCTTTGCTAAAAGCGGCAGGGTTGGCCACCGGTTTAATGGTAACCGGGGGCCTGCCTGCCCTTGCCTCCGTGGATAATCCGGAAGAAAGAAAACGTAAAAAGTTGGCGCTTACGGTAGCACATATTACCGATGTGCATATCAGGGAAGGCGATAACGCGCCAGAAAGATTTAAAAATTGTTTAAAGCAAATCCTCACGAAACACAAGCCCGATTTCTTCTTAAACGGTGGTGATTCTATCAATGATGCGTCTTATGATAATGTAGTACATGACCAGGTTATACAGCAATGGGGCATCTGGGATGAATGTATAGCGTTGCTTGATAAATATGAAGTGCACAGCTGTATCGGTAACCATGATACATGGTGGAAGGCGCCTTCTAAAGAGCATGAAATGTATGGTAAAGATTACGTGGTTAAACGATTGAAAATTCCGAACAGATACTATAGCTTTACCAAAAAGAACTGGCATTTTATAGTGCTTGACGGGAATAATAGTAATATTTCCTTAGATCAGGAGCAATTTAACTGGCTGCAGGCTGAATTGGAAAAAATACCTGCATCTGCACCAACATTGCTTATGTCGCACTATCCCATTCTTGGTACTACACAGGTGCTGGTGGGAGGCGGTCATTCTGATTGTAAGAAGTTAAAAGATCTGTTTTTCAAACACCGGGATAAGGTAAGGGTTTGCTTAAGCGGGCATAACCATTTATCTGATCAAACCCAGTACAACGATGTTTTATATTGCTGCAATGGAGCCATGAGTGGTTTCTGGTGGGGTAAAGGTGATGCGGAATCAGCCGGACCTGGTTATTACCTGGAAACACCGCCAGGTTATGCCATGTTGAACCTGTATGAGGATGGAACTGTTGAAAATGAATATTTCCCTCATTCATATTAA
- a CDS encoding RagB/SusD family nutrient uptake outer membrane protein gives MKKYSIYILFMMLAFSACKKDSLDRFPQTAISPNLFFNTENDLALYVNGLLSMPDRNTYLNDQSSDNVATTANVEVKNVMAGSANSQNITTGWDWSRLRDINYFLENYNKAKVTTEIKNHYVGLAKYYRAVFYMDKIKRFSDVPWYSGTLNPGDKDLYKGRDPRALVIDSVMADLDFAYKNVREDVPVGTPGKWAVAVFYTRTALYEGTYRKYHSELNLANSANGFLETAAKIAGDVMASGKFTIYNTGKPDQDYATLFDSQDLTANKEVILTNIFDQNKGKSQNVNSVVFGDYEQAPAKDLIQSYLMKDGSRFTDQPNYDKLGFVKEFENRDPRLAQTMAYPGWIRVPDTKPYIQILNKNFTGYHQLKGYVNSTDDATLNGVDFPVYRYAEVLLSYAEALAELGTLTQQQLDASVNLLRRRAGMPDLNIAKANASPDVLQQQQFGNISSNVGVILEIRRERRIEFAFENTRYDDLMRWKAGKLLTKSPEGMYFAGLGKYDLTGDGVEDIILIDKSLTIPAEEKKEKNSLGVKLIYYRTGTIGSDATVYLKNVNTGSFMVTESAVRDFQEPKYYYRPIPQQQVILNPNLKQIFGW, from the coding sequence ATGAAAAAATATTCTATATATATCCTGTTTATGATGCTTGCATTCTCTGCATGTAAAAAGGATAGCCTCGACCGTTTTCCGCAAACGGCCATCTCACCAAATCTTTTCTTTAATACAGAAAACGATCTCGCGTTATACGTTAATGGACTGCTTTCAATGCCAGACAGGAACACTTATCTCAACGATCAAAGCAGCGATAACGTTGCAACCACCGCCAATGTAGAAGTGAAAAATGTGATGGCAGGCAGCGCCAATTCGCAAAATATTACTACAGGATGGGATTGGAGCAGATTACGTGATATCAATTACTTTTTAGAAAATTACAATAAGGCTAAAGTTACCACGGAGATAAAAAATCACTATGTAGGATTAGCCAAATATTACCGGGCGGTATTTTACATGGATAAAATTAAACGTTTTTCTGATGTGCCCTGGTATTCAGGTACCTTAAACCCAGGAGATAAAGATTTATACAAGGGACGTGACCCACGGGCGTTGGTTATAGATAGCGTAATGGCCGATCTGGACTTTGCTTATAAGAACGTCAGGGAAGATGTTCCTGTAGGTACGCCCGGAAAATGGGCTGTAGCTGTATTTTATACCCGTACAGCGCTTTATGAGGGCACCTACCGTAAATATCATTCAGAGCTAAATTTAGCAAATAGTGCAAATGGTTTTCTTGAAACCGCTGCTAAAATAGCAGGTGATGTTATGGCGTCAGGAAAATTTACCATTTACAATACAGGAAAGCCTGATCAGGATTATGCTACCTTATTTGATAGCCAGGATTTAACGGCGAATAAAGAAGTTATTTTGACTAACATTTTTGATCAGAACAAAGGCAAGAGTCAAAATGTGAATAGTGTAGTTTTTGGCGATTATGAGCAGGCCCCGGCTAAAGACCTCATCCAATCTTACCTCATGAAGGATGGGAGCCGTTTTACAGATCAGCCAAATTATGATAAACTTGGCTTTGTAAAGGAGTTTGAAAACCGTGACCCGCGGCTTGCCCAAACAATGGCTTATCCCGGGTGGATTAGAGTTCCGGATACAAAGCCGTACATCCAGATTTTAAATAAAAACTTTACAGGTTATCACCAGCTAAAAGGATATGTAAACAGCACTGATGATGCTACTTTAAATGGTGTTGATTTTCCGGTATACCGTTATGCAGAAGTCCTGCTAAGCTATGCCGAGGCGCTTGCCGAACTGGGTACCCTAACGCAGCAACAACTTGATGCATCGGTGAACCTGCTCAGAAGAAGAGCCGGTATGCCCGATCTGAATATAGCTAAGGCAAATGCTTCTCCCGATGTATTACAACAACAGCAATTTGGTAATATTTCATCAAATGTTGGTGTGATCTTGGAGATAAGAAGAGAGCGGAGAATAGAATTTGCATTTGAGAATACGAGGTATGATGACCTGATGAGATGGAAGGCCGGAAAATTATTAACCAAAAGCCCTGAAGGGATGTATTTCGCTGGTTTAGGGAAATATGACTTAACCGGAGATGGTGTAGAGGATATTATTTTGATAGATAAGTCTTTAACCATTCCGGCCGAAGAAAAGAAAGAAAAGAATTCATTAGGTGTGAAGTTAATTTATTATCGCACCGGGACTATTGGTTCTGATGCTACCGTGTATTTAAAAAATGTTAACACCGGTAGTTTCATGGTAACCGAATCAGCGGTACGTGATTTTCAGGAACCTAAATATTATTATCGTCCAATACCCCAACAACAGGTAATACTCAATCCAAACCTAAAACAAATATTTGGCTGGTAA